The following are from one region of the Mycolicibacterium helvum genome:
- a CDS encoding electron transfer flavoprotein subunit alpha/FixB family protein — translation MAEVLVLVEHSEGAVKKVTAELITAARTLGEPAAVVIGAPGTAAPLVDDLKAAGAAKIYVAESADAEGYLITPFVDVLASLVESASPAAVLLAANADGKEIAGRLAARTGAGVLSDVVEVKEGGKGVHSIFGGAYTVEAQANGDAPVITVRPGAVEAAPAAGAGEQVSVEVPAQAENATKITKREPAVAGDRPELTEASVVVSGGRGVGSAEKFSVVEDLADSLGGAVGASRAAVDSGYYPGQFQVGQTGKTVSPQLYIALGISGAIQHRAGMQTSKTIVAVNKDEEAPIFEIADYGIVGDLFNVTPQLTEAVKARKG, via the coding sequence ATGGCTGAAGTACTTGTGCTCGTTGAGCACTCCGAAGGTGCGGTGAAGAAAGTCACCGCCGAGCTCATCACCGCCGCCCGCACGTTGGGCGAGCCCGCCGCCGTCGTGATCGGTGCCCCCGGCACCGCCGCGCCGCTGGTCGACGATCTCAAGGCGGCCGGTGCGGCAAAGATCTATGTCGCCGAGTCGGCCGACGCCGAGGGCTACCTGATCACCCCCTTCGTCGACGTTCTGGCGTCGCTGGTGGAGTCGGCCAGTCCGGCCGCCGTGCTGCTGGCTGCCAATGCCGACGGCAAGGAGATTGCCGGCCGGTTGGCCGCCCGCACCGGTGCGGGCGTGCTGTCCGACGTCGTCGAGGTCAAGGAGGGCGGCAAGGGCGTCCACTCGATCTTCGGCGGCGCCTACACCGTGGAGGCTCAGGCCAACGGTGACGCACCGGTGATCACCGTCCGTCCTGGCGCCGTCGAAGCCGCGCCTGCGGCCGGCGCCGGCGAGCAGGTCAGCGTCGAGGTGCCGGCCCAGGCCGAGAACGCCACCAAGATCACCAAGCGCGAGCCCGCCGTGGCCGGCGACCGCCCGGAGCTCACCGAGGCCAGCGTCGTGGTCTCCGGTGGCCGTGGTGTCGGCAGCGCCGAGAAGTTCTCGGTCGTCGAGGACCTGGCCGACTCGCTGGGTGGCGCCGTCGGTGCATCGCGTGCCGCCGTCGACTCCGGCTACTACCCGGGCCAGTTCCAGGTGGGCCAGACCGGCAAGACGGTCTCGCCCCAGCTGTACATCGCGCTGGGCATCTCCGGGGCGATCCAGCACCGCGCCGGTATGCAGACGTCGAAGACGATCGTCGCGGTGAACAAGGACGAGGAAGCGCCGATCTTCGAGATCGCCGATTACGGCATCGTGGGCGACCTGTTCAACGTCACCCCGCAGCTGACCGAGGCGGTCAAGGCCCGCAAGGGTTAA
- a CDS encoding electron transfer flavoprotein subunit beta/FixA family protein, with amino-acid sequence MTNIVVLIKQVPDTWSERKLSDGDFTLDRDAADAVLDEINERAVEEALLIKEREGDAGGTVTVLTAGPERATEAIRKALSMGADKAVHLLDPGLHGSDMVQTGWALARALGAIEGTELVIAGNEATDGTGGAVPAIIAEYLGLPQLTHLRKVTVEGGKITGERETDEGVFTVEATLPAVISVNEKINEPRFPSFKGIMAAKKKEVATLTLAEIGVDGDEVGLANAGTTVVASTPKPPKTAGEKITDEGEGGKKIAEYLVAQKII; translated from the coding sequence ATGACGAACATCGTGGTCCTGATCAAACAGGTCCCAGACACGTGGTCCGAGCGCAAGCTGTCCGACGGTGACTTCACGCTCGATCGCGACGCTGCCGACGCCGTGCTGGACGAGATCAACGAGCGCGCCGTCGAAGAGGCCTTGCTGATCAAGGAGCGGGAAGGGGACGCGGGCGGAACAGTCACCGTGCTGACCGCCGGCCCGGAGCGCGCCACCGAGGCGATCCGCAAGGCGCTGTCGATGGGCGCCGATAAGGCCGTACATCTGCTCGATCCGGGCCTGCATGGCTCCGACATGGTCCAGACCGGTTGGGCCCTGGCCCGTGCGCTGGGCGCCATCGAGGGCACCGAGCTGGTCATCGCCGGTAACGAGGCCACCGACGGCACCGGCGGGGCGGTCCCGGCGATCATCGCCGAGTACCTCGGCCTGCCCCAGCTGACGCACCTGCGCAAGGTGACCGTCGAGGGCGGCAAGATCACCGGCGAGCGGGAGACCGACGAAGGCGTGTTCACCGTGGAGGCAACGCTCCCCGCGGTCATCAGCGTCAACGAGAAGATCAACGAGCCGCGCTTCCCGTCCTTCAAGGGCATCATGGCCGCGAAGAAGAAGGAAGTGGCCACCCTGACGTTGGCCGAGATCGGTGTCGACGGCGACGAGGTCGGTCTGGCCAACGCCGGTACGACGGTGGTGGCGTCCACGCCGAAGCCGCCGAAGACCGCAGGCGAGAAGATCACCGACGAGGGCGAAGGCGGCAAGAAGATCGCCGAATACCTGGTCGCCCAAAAGATCATCTAA
- a CDS encoding glycosyltransferase family 4 protein, protein MKILMVSWEYPPVIIGGLGRHVYQLATALAADGHDVVVLSRRPSGTDPSTHPTTDEVHEGVRVIAAAQDPHEFDFGRDLMAWTLAMGHAMTRAGLTLQAKGWQPDIVHAHDWLVAHPAIALAEFFDVPMVSTVHATEAGRHSGWVSGQISRQVHAVESWFVRESDSLIACSASMSDEISDLFGPDLGEIVVIRNGIDSSRWPFAPRRARTGPPELLYIGRLEYEKGVHEAIAALPRIRRTHPGTTLTIAGDGTQQDWLVEVARKHKVLKAVRFAGRVDHDELLRLLHQTDAAVLPSHYEPFGIAALEAAAAGAPLVTSNAGGLGEAVIDGETGVSFPPRDVTALADAVRRVLDDPVAAQQRATAARARLTSDFDWHTVASETAQVYLAAKRHERDPLPRRPIIEHALPGR, encoded by the coding sequence GTGAAAATCCTGATGGTGTCCTGGGAATATCCGCCGGTGATCATCGGCGGCTTGGGCCGGCACGTCTACCAGTTGGCGACGGCGCTGGCCGCCGACGGACACGACGTGGTGGTGCTGTCGCGCCGCCCGTCGGGCACCGACCCCAGCACGCACCCCACCACCGACGAGGTCCACGAGGGTGTGCGGGTGATCGCCGCCGCTCAGGACCCGCACGAGTTCGATTTCGGCCGCGACCTGATGGCGTGGACGCTGGCCATGGGTCACGCCATGACCCGCGCCGGGCTGACCTTGCAGGCGAAGGGCTGGCAGCCCGACATCGTTCACGCCCACGACTGGCTGGTCGCCCACCCCGCGATCGCACTGGCCGAATTCTTCGATGTACCAATGGTTTCCACCGTGCACGCCACCGAAGCCGGCCGGCATTCCGGCTGGGTGTCCGGACAGATCAGCCGCCAGGTGCACGCCGTGGAGTCATGGTTCGTCCGCGAGTCCGATTCACTGATCGCCTGCTCGGCCTCGATGTCGGACGAGATCTCTGATCTGTTCGGCCCGGACCTGGGCGAGATCGTCGTCATCCGCAACGGAATCGATTCGAGCCGTTGGCCGTTCGCACCCCGCCGGGCCCGCACCGGACCGCCCGAGCTGTTGTACATCGGCAGGCTGGAATACGAGAAGGGCGTGCACGAGGCGATCGCGGCACTCCCCCGGATCCGGCGCACCCATCCCGGCACCACACTGACGATCGCCGGTGACGGCACCCAGCAGGACTGGCTGGTCGAGGTGGCGCGAAAGCACAAGGTGCTCAAGGCAGTTCGCTTCGCCGGTCGGGTCGACCACGACGAGCTGCTGCGCCTGCTGCACCAGACCGACGCCGCAGTGCTGCCCAGCCACTACGAACCGTTCGGCATCGCCGCCCTCGAAGCCGCCGCAGCCGGCGCGCCGCTGGTCACCTCCAACGCGGGCGGACTCGGCGAGGCGGTCATCGACGGCGAGACCGGGGTGTCCTTCCCACCGCGCGACGTCACGGCGCTGGCCGACGCGGTGCGCCGCGTCCTCGACGATCCTGTTGCGGCACAACAGCGGGCGACCGCCGCACGGGCCCGGCTGACATCCGATTTCGACTGGCACACCGTGGCCTCCGAGACTGCCCAGGTCTATCTGGCCGCCAAGCGCCACGAACGCGATCCGCTGCCACGCAGACCGATCATCGAGCACGCCCTGCCGGGGCGCTGA
- a CDS encoding MPT63 family protein, with translation MLIVLAAAPFSAAADYPIVGKLGSPLTMTDSVGQVRLTWTVGGLKPSNDVMPGYPVAGQLWEATATVNALDGPVTPAISQFNAVAPNQAAYRVLWMVAAPSNISGGTIPPGATATGKIHFDVTGPAPTTVTMNNGMQDLLIWTP, from the coding sequence ATGCTCATCGTGCTGGCGGCCGCACCGTTCTCGGCGGCGGCCGACTATCCCATCGTCGGCAAGCTGGGTAGCCCGCTGACGATGACCGACAGTGTCGGCCAGGTCCGCTTGACCTGGACGGTCGGCGGCCTCAAACCGTCCAACGACGTGATGCCCGGCTACCCGGTTGCCGGCCAGCTCTGGGAGGCGACCGCCACTGTCAACGCCCTGGATGGTCCGGTCACCCCGGCGATTTCGCAGTTCAATGCCGTTGCCCCAAACCAGGCTGCCTACCGGGTGCTGTGGATGGTCGCCGCCCCGTCGAATATCAGCGGTGGGACCATCCCGCCGGGCGCGACAGCGACGGGCAAGATCCACTTCGACGTCACCGGACCGGCGCCGACCACGGTCACCATGAACAACGGCATGCAGGACCTGCTGATCTGGACGCCCTGA
- a CDS encoding 1,4-alpha-glucan branching protein domain-containing protein, which translates to MRQEAISGQVPGQFTLVLHTHLPWLAHHGRWPVGEEWLYQSWSAAYLPLMRVLRSLAAEGRRGVLTLGMTPVVTAQLDDPYCLDGMHRWLANWQLRALEAATLRTPTGAEAGTANTAEALREFGIREYDEAGRAIEEFGTLWRHGGSPLLRELIDAGTVELLGGPLAHPFQPLLNPRLREFALREGLADAGQRFAHTPKGIWAPECAYAPGMEHDYAAAGVGHFMVDGPSLHGDTALGRPVGSTNVVAFGRDLQVSYRVWSPKSGYPGHAAYRDFHTYDHLTGLKPARVTGRNVDSDAKAPYDPQRADKAIDAHVADFVALVRQRLISESERIGRPAHVVAAFDTELFGHWWYEGPLWLERLLRALPEAGVRVGTLNDALSAGFVGAPVELPPSSWGSGKDWQVWSGEQVADLVQLNTEVVDTALATVDKALAHSAPSRDFVADQILRETLLTVSSDWPFMVSKDSAADYARYRAHLHAHATREISDALASGRRDAAERLAAGWNRADGLFGALDARRLS; encoded by the coding sequence ATGAGGCAAGAGGCAATTTCGGGGCAGGTGCCCGGGCAGTTCACTCTGGTCCTGCACACCCACCTGCCGTGGCTGGCCCATCACGGCCGCTGGCCCGTCGGCGAGGAATGGCTCTACCAATCATGGTCGGCGGCTTACCTCCCGCTGATGCGGGTGCTGCGCTCGCTGGCCGCCGAAGGCCGCCGCGGCGTGCTCACCCTGGGCATGACGCCCGTGGTCACCGCCCAGCTCGACGATCCCTATTGTTTGGACGGCATGCACCGCTGGCTGGCCAACTGGCAGCTGCGGGCGCTGGAGGCCGCCACTCTGCGCACCCCGACCGGAGCAGAGGCCGGCACCGCCAACACCGCGGAAGCCTTGCGCGAGTTCGGCATTCGGGAATACGACGAAGCCGGACGGGCGATCGAGGAATTCGGCACCCTGTGGCGGCACGGCGGTAGCCCGCTACTGCGTGAGCTGATCGATGCCGGCACCGTCGAACTACTGGGCGGTCCCCTGGCCCATCCGTTCCAGCCGCTGCTCAATCCCCGGTTGCGCGAGTTCGCGCTGCGCGAGGGACTGGCCGACGCCGGCCAGCGCTTCGCCCACACACCGAAGGGCATCTGGGCGCCCGAATGTGCTTACGCCCCAGGCATGGAACACGACTACGCCGCCGCAGGCGTCGGACACTTCATGGTCGACGGACCCTCGCTGCACGGTGACACCGCGCTCGGCCGGCCGGTCGGATCGACGAATGTGGTGGCGTTCGGCCGCGACCTTCAAGTCAGCTACCGGGTCTGGTCGCCGAAGTCGGGTTACCCCGGACACGCCGCCTACCGGGACTTCCACACCTACGACCACCTCACCGGGCTCAAGCCGGCACGGGTCACCGGCCGCAACGTCGACTCCGACGCCAAAGCGCCCTACGACCCGCAACGCGCCGACAAGGCAATCGACGCCCACGTGGCCGACTTCGTCGCCCTGGTGCGCCAGCGGCTGATCTCCGAGTCGGAACGGATCGGCCGTCCCGCACATGTGGTGGCCGCCTTCGACACCGAATTGTTCGGGCACTGGTGGTACGAGGGGCCGCTCTGGCTGGAGCGGCTGTTGCGCGCGCTGCCAGAAGCCGGGGTGCGGGTCGGCACCCTCAACGACGCATTGTCGGCCGGGTTCGTCGGCGCACCCGTCGAATTGCCCCCCAGCTCATGGGGATCCGGCAAGGACTGGCAGGTCTGGTCCGGTGAGCAGGTGGCCGATCTGGTCCAGCTCAACACCGAGGTCGTCGACACCGCACTGGCGACCGTCGATAAGGCACTGGCGCACAGCGCGCCCAGCCGGGACTTCGTCGCCGACCAAATCCTGCGCGAGACACTGCTGACCGTGTCCAGCGACTGGCCGTTCATGGTCAGCAAGGATTCCGCCGCCGATTACGCCCGCTACCGCGCGCATCTGCACGCCCACGCCACCCGGGAGATCTCCGACGCGCTGGCATCGGGGCGGCGCGACGCAGCCGAGCGGCTGGCCGCCGGCTGGAACCGGGCCGATGGGCTGTTCGGCGCCCTGGACGCGAGGCGGCTGTCGTGA
- a CDS encoding lysophospholipid acyltransferase family protein — MTVQDHAWLPRALCDDSCVRAGGAPPSRRVIAAVRATLRISAALVLLMMVPLLAVPMPGRGRVQRRYCRTFLRCLGVRITVSGGPIRNLRGVLVVSGHVSWIDIFVIGSVLPGAFVARADLIDWPAVGLAARIMKVIPIDRASLRRLPQVVAQVADRLRNGQTVVAFPEGTTWCGLAYGQFRPAMFQAAVDSGRPVQPLRLTYHHRDGRPSTVAAFVGDDTLWQSLSRTVRARLTVVDVEVASLELPGVDRRELAARCEVAVRGQIARCFEHSHALAG; from the coding sequence ATGACCGTGCAGGATCACGCCTGGCTGCCACGGGCGCTGTGTGACGACAGCTGTGTGCGCGCCGGCGGCGCTCCGCCGTCGCGGCGGGTGATCGCGGCGGTGCGTGCGACGCTGCGCATCTCGGCTGCGCTGGTTCTGTTGATGATGGTGCCGCTGCTGGCGGTTCCGATGCCCGGCCGGGGTCGCGTGCAGCGGCGGTACTGCCGGACATTCCTGCGCTGCCTCGGTGTACGAATCACGGTGTCGGGCGGCCCCATTCGCAATCTGCGGGGTGTCCTGGTGGTCAGCGGTCACGTCTCGTGGATCGACATCTTCGTCATCGGTTCGGTGCTGCCAGGCGCCTTCGTCGCGCGGGCCGACCTGATCGACTGGCCTGCCGTCGGGCTGGCCGCACGGATCATGAAGGTGATCCCCATCGACCGTGCCAGCCTGCGCAGGCTGCCGCAGGTGGTCGCGCAGGTGGCCGATCGGCTGCGCAACGGGCAGACGGTCGTCGCCTTCCCGGAGGGCACCACCTGGTGCGGGCTGGCCTACGGGCAGTTTCGTCCGGCGATGTTCCAGGCCGCCGTGGACTCGGGCCGACCGGTTCAGCCGCTGCGGCTGACCTATCACCACCGCGACGGACGGCCCTCGACAGTGGCGGCGTTCGTCGGTGACGACACGCTGTGGCAGTCGCTGAGCCGCACGGTTCGGGCCCGGTTGACCGTCGTCGACGTCGAGGTCGCGTCCCTGGAACTGCCCGGGGTCGACCGGCGCGAACTGGCCGCTCGCTGCGAGGTGGCCGTGCGCGGGCAGATCGCGCGGTGCTTCGAGCACTCCCACGCCCTGGCGGGATAG
- a CDS encoding class I SAM-dependent methyltransferase: MCSSSPSVPCSSRTANFGLACLAMSTFVTDAGEGGLPLTGERTIPGLAEENYWFRRHEVVYRRLLDLCAGREVLEAGCGEGYGADLIASVAARVVAVDYDEATVAHVQARYPRVTMLAGNLAALPLPDASVDVVVNFQVIEHLWDQPQFVAECARVLRPGGLLLMSTPNRITFSPGRDTPINPFHTRELNAAELEELLTDGGFVMRSMSGVFHGSGLVAMDERHGGSIIDAQIARALADAAWSDDLLADVAAVRCEDFDLLHAGERNIDDSLDLVAIAVRV, encoded by the coding sequence TTGTGTTCTAGCAGCCCATCGGTACCGTGCAGTTCGCGAACAGCCAACTTCGGGTTAGCCTGCCTTGCAATGAGCACATTCGTGACTGACGCAGGTGAGGGCGGTTTACCGCTGACCGGCGAGCGGACCATCCCCGGGCTCGCGGAAGAGAACTACTGGTTCCGCCGCCATGAGGTGGTCTACCGCCGCCTGTTGGACCTTTGCGCAGGTCGTGAGGTACTCGAGGCGGGCTGCGGCGAGGGCTACGGGGCCGACCTGATCGCCTCGGTGGCCGCCCGGGTGGTCGCCGTGGACTACGACGAGGCAACAGTGGCCCACGTGCAAGCCCGCTACCCCCGGGTCACCATGCTCGCCGGCAACCTGGCCGCGCTTCCGCTGCCCGACGCTTCAGTTGACGTTGTGGTGAACTTCCAGGTCATCGAGCATTTGTGGGATCAGCCACAGTTTGTCGCCGAGTGCGCGCGGGTGCTGCGACCTGGCGGTTTGTTGCTGATGTCGACCCCCAATCGGATCACCTTCTCCCCCGGCCGCGACACCCCGATCAACCCGTTCCACACCCGCGAGCTCAACGCCGCCGAACTGGAAGAGCTGCTGACCGACGGCGGCTTCGTTATGCGCTCGATGAGTGGGGTCTTTCATGGTTCCGGCCTGGTCGCGATGGACGAGCGCCACGGCGGCTCGATCATCGACGCCCAGATCGCGCGGGCGCTGGCCGACGCCGCATGGTCCGATGACCTGCTGGCCGATGTGGCGGCCGTGCGCTGCGAGGACTTCGACCTGCTCCACGCGGGAGAGCGCAATATCGATGACAGCCTGGATCTGGTGGCGATCGCGGTACGCGTATGA
- a CDS encoding cysteine desulfurase family protein, giving the protein MSPTTGPVYLDHAATTPMHPAAIEAMTAALATAGNASSLHTAGRDARRRMEEARESIAARLGARPSEVIFTAGGTESDNLAVKGIYWARRDVEPIRRRIVTTAVEHHAVLDAVTWLAEHEGAEVTFLPTEADGSVTAGALRDILQEHDDVALVSVMWANNEVGTIMPIADLAAVAAEFDVPIHSDAVQAIGQLPVDFAGSTLSAMSLAAHKFGGPTGVGALLLRRTTACVPLLHGGGQERDIRSGTPDVAGAVAMAAAADVAVASLDATGARLRTLRERLINGVLDAIADTHINGALGDRRLPGNTHFTFRGCEGDSLLMLLDANGIECSTGSACTAGVAQPSHVLLAMGADAEAARGSLRLSLGHTSTEADVDAALRVLPAAVERARQAALASSALGALR; this is encoded by the coding sequence ATGAGCCCGACCACCGGTCCGGTGTATCTCGACCACGCTGCCACCACCCCGATGCATCCTGCTGCCATCGAGGCGATGACGGCCGCGCTGGCCACCGCCGGTAACGCCTCCTCGCTTCACACAGCGGGCCGGGATGCCCGCCGCCGGATGGAGGAGGCCCGGGAGAGCATCGCGGCGCGGCTGGGCGCCCGCCCGTCCGAAGTGATCTTCACCGCCGGCGGCACCGAGAGCGACAACCTCGCCGTCAAGGGCATCTACTGGGCGCGCCGTGACGTGGAGCCGATCCGCCGTCGCATCGTCACCACCGCCGTCGAACACCACGCGGTCCTCGACGCGGTCACCTGGTTGGCCGAGCATGAGGGCGCCGAGGTGACTTTCCTGCCCACCGAGGCCGACGGTTCGGTCACCGCCGGGGCGCTGCGCGACATCCTGCAAGAGCACGACGACGTGGCCCTGGTCTCGGTGATGTGGGCCAACAACGAAGTCGGCACGATCATGCCGATCGCCGATCTGGCCGCCGTTGCCGCCGAGTTCGACGTGCCGATCCATAGCGATGCCGTGCAGGCGATCGGCCAGCTCCCGGTGGACTTCGCCGGGTCCACCCTGTCGGCCATGAGCCTGGCCGCCCACAAGTTCGGCGGTCCGACCGGCGTCGGCGCACTGCTGCTGCGCCGCACCACCGCCTGTGTACCGCTGCTGCACGGTGGCGGCCAGGAGCGCGATATCCGTTCCGGCACACCGGATGTCGCCGGTGCAGTCGCGATGGCGGCCGCAGCCGACGTCGCCGTCGCATCCCTGGATGCCACCGGCGCCCGCCTGCGCACCCTGCGTGAGCGGCTGATCAACGGCGTGCTGGACGCGATCGCCGACACGCACATCAACGGGGCGCTAGGGGATCGCCGGCTGCCGGGCAACACCCACTTCACTTTCCGTGGCTGCGAGGGCGACTCACTGCTGATGCTGTTGGACGCCAACGGAATCGAATGCTCCACTGGCTCGGCGTGCACGGCCGGTGTGGCGCAGCCATCACACGTACTGCTGGCGATGGGTGCCGACGCCGAGGCGGCGCGGGGCTCATTGCGATTGTCGTTGGGCCACACCAGCACCGAGGCCGATGTCGACGCGGCACTGCGGGTGCTGCCCGCCGCTGTCGAGCGAGCCCGGCAGGCCGCGCTGGCCAGTTCGGCACTGGGAGCGCTGCGATGA
- a CDS encoding GNAT family N-acetyltransferase, translating into MSTASVLIAPDQNETAAVGDPRYSLLLSTNPTLIEAAQRLRYQVFTTEPGYALSDGDGRSPGLDADRFDEFCDHLLVREDTSGELVGCYRMLPPPGAIAAGGLYTATEFDVSALDELRPSLVEMGRAVVRTDHRNGAVVLLMWAGILAYLDRCGYDYVTGCVSVPTHGQGAPGSQIRGVRDFVLRRHAAAAEHTVHPYRQVVLDGVGLDDIAPPARPTIPPLMRGYLRLGARVCGEPAHDPEFGVGDFPALLDKRQADVRYLTRLRSVSAAGEMAGGMRETA; encoded by the coding sequence ATGAGCACTGCCTCTGTACTCATAGCTCCTGACCAGAACGAGACCGCCGCCGTGGGCGACCCCCGCTACTCGCTGCTGCTGTCCACCAACCCCACCCTGATCGAGGCGGCCCAGCGGCTGCGTTATCAGGTGTTCACCACCGAACCCGGTTACGCGCTCTCAGATGGCGACGGTCGCTCCCCGGGTCTGGATGCCGACCGGTTCGACGAATTCTGCGACCACCTGCTGGTCCGGGAGGACACCTCCGGCGAACTGGTCGGTTGCTACCGCATGCTGCCGCCGCCTGGTGCCATTGCCGCTGGAGGTCTTTACACAGCAACGGAATTCGATGTCAGCGCACTGGACGAGTTGCGGCCCTCACTGGTGGAGATGGGTCGCGCGGTGGTGCGTACCGACCACCGCAACGGTGCGGTGGTGCTGCTCATGTGGGCCGGCATCCTGGCCTACCTGGACCGCTGCGGCTACGACTACGTCACCGGATGCGTCTCGGTGCCCACCCATGGCCAAGGTGCTCCAGGTTCTCAGATCCGAGGGGTGCGCGACTTCGTGCTGCGCCGCCACGCCGCCGCGGCCGAGCACACGGTCCACCCGTATCGACAGGTCGTGCTGGACGGGGTCGGACTCGACGACATCGCGCCGCCGGCCCGACCGACGATCCCGCCCCTCATGCGCGGCTACCTGCGCTTGGGTGCCCGGGTCTGCGGTGAACCGGCCCACGATCCCGAGTTCGGCGTCGGCGATTTCCCGGCCCTGCTGGACAAGCGGCAGGCCGACGTCCGCTACCTCACCCGGTTGCGGTCGGTATCGGCGGCCGGCGAGATGGCCGGCGGGATGAGGGAGACGGCATGA
- the mnmA gene encoding tRNA 2-thiouridine(34) synthase MnmA, giving the protein MRVLAAMSGGVDSSVAAARMVDAGHEVVGVHLALSKAPGALRTGSRGCCSKEDAGDARRVADVLGIPFYVWDFADKFAEDVIDDFVSSYERGETPNPCVRCNEKIKFSALAAKALALGFDVVATGHYARLSQGRLRRAVDAEKDQSYVLGVLTAQQLRHAAFPVGDTPKPAIREEAARRGLLVADKPDSHDICFIPSGDTQAFLGARIGVRRGTVVDDASGAVLAEHDGVHGFTIGQRKGLGIAGPGPDGLPRYVTGIDADSQTVRVGSVEDLQVHSLTGTQPVFTAGVAPEGPVECEVQVRAHGGVVPAVAEVVGDELRVALRTPLRGVAPGQTLVLYRPDPAGDEVIGSATILNRPGSC; this is encoded by the coding sequence ATGAGGGTGCTGGCCGCGATGAGCGGCGGCGTCGACTCGTCGGTGGCCGCGGCCCGGATGGTCGACGCCGGCCACGAGGTCGTCGGCGTGCACCTGGCCCTGTCCAAGGCGCCGGGCGCCCTGCGTACTGGTTCGCGCGGCTGCTGCTCCAAGGAGGATGCCGGCGACGCTCGACGGGTTGCCGATGTCCTCGGAATCCCGTTCTATGTCTGGGATTTCGCCGACAAGTTTGCCGAGGACGTCATCGACGACTTTGTCTCGTCCTACGAGCGCGGCGAGACCCCCAACCCGTGTGTGCGGTGCAACGAGAAGATCAAGTTCTCGGCGCTGGCCGCCAAGGCGCTGGCGCTGGGCTTCGACGTGGTGGCCACCGGCCATTACGCCCGGCTGTCGCAGGGGCGGCTGCGCCGCGCGGTCGACGCGGAGAAGGATCAGTCCTACGTGCTGGGTGTGCTGACCGCCCAGCAGCTTCGCCACGCCGCGTTCCCGGTCGGTGACACCCCCAAGCCGGCGATCCGCGAGGAGGCTGCCCGCCGGGGGCTGTTGGTGGCCGACAAGCCGGACAGCCACGACATCTGCTTCATCCCGTCTGGTGACACGCAGGCCTTCCTCGGCGCCCGGATCGGGGTGCGGCGCGGAACGGTCGTCGACGACGCCAGCGGCGCGGTCCTTGCCGAGCATGACGGCGTGCACGGGTTCACCATCGGGCAGCGCAAGGGTCTCGGCATCGCCGGGCCCGGTCCCGATGGCCTGCCGCGCTACGTGACCGGTATCGATGCCGACTCGCAGACGGTGCGGGTGGGCTCGGTCGAGGACCTTCAGGTGCATTCGCTGACCGGCACGCAGCCGGTGTTCACCGCCGGGGTCGCCCCGGAGGGCCCGGTGGAGTGCGAGGTCCAGGTCCGTGCGCACGGCGGTGTGGTGCCCGCCGTCGCCGAAGTCGTCGGCGACGAGCTGAGGGTGGCGCTGCGGACGCCGCTGCGCGGTGTCGCGCCGGGCCAGACGTTGGTGCTCTACCGGCCGGATCCGGCCGGTGACGAGGTCATCGGCAGCGCGACGATCCTCAACCGCCCGGGATCTTGTTGA
- a CDS encoding sensor domain-containing protein has protein sequence MMVRAGLACCAAAAALTGCTQWVDGDPLRALSEPPYRPPGIVDVDQVLLSQAQMQAITGGGQDLTIIPTMDGKAPVDIEQLAESVPRDCRFLFAETDTFGTDVADFHKTSFQHPARRALISEGAAAYRDDATARQAFTMLSTTVHRCAAGPMGSYLVGEVTADADSLHTRPGRCGRDYRLKASVLVEVTFCTYPESVPEIVMTNIVNKIPGG, from the coding sequence ATGATGGTGCGGGCGGGGTTGGCCTGTTGCGCGGCAGCGGCGGCGCTGACCGGTTGCACGCAGTGGGTCGACGGCGATCCGCTGCGGGCCCTGAGCGAGCCGCCATACCGTCCGCCGGGGATCGTTGACGTCGACCAGGTGCTGCTGAGCCAGGCTCAGATGCAGGCCATCACCGGCGGCGGCCAGGACCTGACCATCATTCCGACCATGGACGGCAAAGCACCCGTCGACATCGAACAACTCGCCGAATCGGTCCCCCGGGATTGCCGCTTCTTGTTTGCCGAAACCGACACCTTCGGCACCGACGTGGCGGACTTCCACAAGACCAGCTTCCAGCACCCGGCCCGGCGCGCGCTGATCTCCGAAGGGGCGGCCGCCTACCGCGACGACGCCACAGCACGACAGGCGTTCACCATGCTCTCGACAACGGTGCATCGCTGCGCCGCCGGACCGATGGGGTCGTATCTGGTCGGCGAGGTCACCGCGGACGCCGACTCGCTGCACACCCGCCCGGGCCGGTGCGGGCGCGACTACCGGCTGAAAGCCTCGGTGCTGGTGGAGGTGACGTTCTGCACGTATCCCGAGTCGGTGCCCGAGATCGTCATGACCAACATCGTCAACAAGATCCCGGGCGGTTGA